A part of Apodemus sylvaticus chromosome 19, mApoSyl1.1, whole genome shotgun sequence genomic DNA contains:
- the LOC127669512 gene encoding vomeronasal type-2 receptor 116-like isoform X4: MKKMCACTISFLLLKFSLILGCLTEPICFWRIKNSEDNDGDLRSDCGFFLWTTEELIEDNWYKEIIDFRIPARRYEFFLVMFFATHEINENPYLLPNMSFMFSIVVGLCQDTLGGLDKLYSQQNNSHNFINYICEQYQTCYGDLIGPSWKTSLKLSIHSMAPKVFFGPFNPSLSDHDRLPYVHQIATKDTQLSHGMVSLLLHFKWTWIGVVISDDDQGIRFLSDLREEIQRHGICLAFVNVIPESMEIYMKKAKVYDKQIMASSAKVVIIYGEMNSTLEISFRRWEYLGAQRIWITTAQWDFISKKKEFSLDYFHGTVTFAHHRDEIPKFRNFMQTLDPDKYPVNISESILGWNYFNCSFSKNTNKMENFKFINTLEWTAVHKYDMALSEEGYNLYNTVYAVAHTYHELILQQVECQMPAGYKGIFTDCQQVSSLLKTRVFTNPVGELVNMSHRENQCAEYDIFIIWNFPQGFGLKVKIGSYFPCYQQIQQLHIYKDMEWATGGTSVNMEQCVRCPDDKYANLEQTHCLQRGLSFLAFEEPLGIALGFMSLSLSAITILILVSFVMYKDAPIVKANNRILSYILLISLVFCFLCSLLFIGHPNQATCFLQQTTFGVFFTVAVSTVLAKTITVVMAFKLTTPGRRMRGMLTSGAPNLVIPICTLIQLVLCGIWLVTSPPFIDRDTQSEHGKTVIICNKGSVVAFHIVLGYLCSLALVSFTVAFLARNLPDRYNEAKFLTFSMLVFCSVWITFLPVYHSTRGKIMVVVEVFSILASSAGLLGCIFVPKCYTIFVRPDSNCIQKSKDNLIH, translated from the exons aataccagCAAGAAGATACGAGTTTTTTCTTGTAATGTTTTTTGCTACTCATGAGATCAACGAGAATCCTTATCTTTTACCCAATATGTCTTTCATGTTCTCCATTGTTGTTGGTCTGTGTCAAGATACATTGGGAGGTCTGGATAAATTATATTCACAACAAAACAATAGTCATAATTTTATTAACTATATCTGTGAACAATATCAAACTTGTTATGGAGACCTTATAGGCCCATCGTGGAAAACATCCTTAAAACTGTCAATTCATTCCATGGCACCAAAG gttttctttggaccatttaatcctaGCCTAAGTGACCATGACCGGTTGCCATATGTCCATCAGATAGCCACCAAGGACACACAATTGTCCCATGGCATGGTCTCCTTGCTGCTTCATTTTAAATGGACTTGGATAGGAGTGGTCATTTCAGATGATGACCAGGGCATTCGgtttctctcagatttaagagaagaaatacaaaggcatgggatctgtttagcttttgtgaatgtgaTCCCAGAATCCATGGAGATATACATGAAAAAGGCTAAGgtatatgataaacaaattatggcatcttcagcaaaggttgttatcatttatggtgaaatgaactctaCACTAGAAATCAGCTTTAGAAGGTGGGAATATTTAGGTGCTCAGAGAATTTGGATCACAACCGCACAATGGGAttttatctcaaagaaaaaagaattcagcCTTGATTACTTTCATGGGACTGTCACTTTTGCACACCACAGAGATGAGATTcctaaatttaggaattttatgcaAACTCTGGACCCTGacaaatacccagtaaacatttctgagtctatactggggtggaattattttaattgttctttcTCTAAGAACaccaataaaatggaaaattttaaattcatCAATACATTGGAGTGGACAGCAGTGCACAAATATGATATGGCCCTcagtgaagaaggttacaatttgtataatactgtgtatgctgtggcccacacctatcatgaactcattcttcaacaagtagagtGTCAGATGCCGGCAGGATACAAAGGAATATTTACTGACTGTCAGCAG gtgtcttccttgctgaagaccagggtATTTACTAATcctgttggagaactggtgaacatgagtcatagggaaaatcagtgtgcagagtatgacattttcatcatttggaattttcctcAAGGCTTTGGattaaaagttaaaataggaagctattttcctTGCTACCAACAGATACAACAACTTCACATATATAAAGATATGGAGTGGGCCACAGGAGGAACTTCGGTGA atatggaacagtgtgtgaggtgtccagatgataagtatgccaacttagaacaaaccCACTGCCTCCAGAGAGGTTTGTCATTTCTGGCTTTTGAAGAGCCACTTGGGATAGCTTTAGGCTTCATGTCTCTCTCCTTATCAGCCATCACAATTTTAATACTCGTCTCTTTTGTGATGTACAAGGATgctcctattgtgaaggccaataaccgCATTCTCAGCTATAtcctgctcatctctctagttttctgttttctctgctcattgctcttcattggacatcccaaccaggccacctgcTTCCTGCAGCAGACAacatttggagtatttttcacagtggctgtttctacagtgttggccaaaacaataactgtggtcatggctttcaagctcactaccccagggagaagaatgagagggatgctgacatcgggggcacctaacttggtcattcccatttgtaccctgatccaacttgttctctgtggcataTGGTTAGtaacatctcctccctttattgacagagatacacaatctgaacatgggaaaactgtcattatttgcaacaaaggctctGTTGTCGCCTTCCATATTGTACTGGGATACTTATGTTCCTTGGCTCTGGtaagcttcactgtggctttcctggctaggaacCTACCTGACAGAtacaatgaagccaagttcctaactttcagcatgcttgtgttctgcagtgtatggatcaccttcctccctgtctatcatagcaccagggggaagatcatggtggttgtggaggtcttctccatcttggcttctagtgcagggttgctagggtgtatctttgtcccaaagtgttataCTATTTTTGTTAGACCAGATTCAAATTGTATACAAAAGTCCAAAGATAATCTGATTCATTGA
- the LOC127669512 gene encoding vomeronasal type-2 receptor 116-like isoform X1: protein MKKMCACTISFLLLKFSLILGCLTEPICFWRIKNSEDNDGDLRSDCGFFLWTTEELIEDNWYKEIIDFRIPARRYEFFLVMFFATHEINENPYLLPNMSFMFSIVVGLCQDTLGGLDKLYSQQNNSHNFINYICEQYQTCYGDLIGPSWKTSLKLSIHSMAPKVFFGPFNPSLSDHDRLPYVHQIATKDTQLSHGMVSLLLHFKWTWIGVVISDDDQGIRFLSDLREEIQRHGICLAFVNVIPESMEIYMKKAKVYDKQIMASSAKVVIIYGEMNSTLEISFRRWEYLGAQRIWITTAQWDFISKKKEFSLDYFHGTVTFAHHRDEIPKFRNFMQTLDPDKYPVNISESILGWNYFNCSFSKNTNKMENFKFINTLEWTAVHKYDMALSEEGYNLYNTVYAVAHTYHELILQQVECQMPAGYKGIFTDCQQVSSLLKTRVFTNPVGELVNMSHRENQCAEYDIFIIWNFPQGFGLKVKIGSYFPCYQQIQQLHIYKDMEWATGGTSPEVPSSMCRVPCTAGFMKIHQQETADCCFACVQCPENEVSNETDMEQCVRCPDDKYANLEQTHCLQRGLSFLAFEEPLGIALGFMSLSLSAITILILVSFVMYKDAPIVKANNRILSYILLISLVFCFLCSLLFIGHPNQATCFLQQTTFGVFFTVAVSTVLAKTITVVMAFKLTTPGRRMRGMLTSGAPNLVIPICTLIQLVLCGIWLVTSPPFIDRDTQSEHGKTVIICNKGSVVAFHIVLGYLCSLALVSFTVAFLARNLPDRYNEAKFLTFSMLVFCSVWITFLPVYHSTRGKIMVVVEVFSILASSAGLLGCIFVPKCYTIFVRPDSNCIQKSKDNLIH, encoded by the exons aataccagCAAGAAGATACGAGTTTTTTCTTGTAATGTTTTTTGCTACTCATGAGATCAACGAGAATCCTTATCTTTTACCCAATATGTCTTTCATGTTCTCCATTGTTGTTGGTCTGTGTCAAGATACATTGGGAGGTCTGGATAAATTATATTCACAACAAAACAATAGTCATAATTTTATTAACTATATCTGTGAACAATATCAAACTTGTTATGGAGACCTTATAGGCCCATCGTGGAAAACATCCTTAAAACTGTCAATTCATTCCATGGCACCAAAG gttttctttggaccatttaatcctaGCCTAAGTGACCATGACCGGTTGCCATATGTCCATCAGATAGCCACCAAGGACACACAATTGTCCCATGGCATGGTCTCCTTGCTGCTTCATTTTAAATGGACTTGGATAGGAGTGGTCATTTCAGATGATGACCAGGGCATTCGgtttctctcagatttaagagaagaaatacaaaggcatgggatctgtttagcttttgtgaatgtgaTCCCAGAATCCATGGAGATATACATGAAAAAGGCTAAGgtatatgataaacaaattatggcatcttcagcaaaggttgttatcatttatggtgaaatgaactctaCACTAGAAATCAGCTTTAGAAGGTGGGAATATTTAGGTGCTCAGAGAATTTGGATCACAACCGCACAATGGGAttttatctcaaagaaaaaagaattcagcCTTGATTACTTTCATGGGACTGTCACTTTTGCACACCACAGAGATGAGATTcctaaatttaggaattttatgcaAACTCTGGACCCTGacaaatacccagtaaacatttctgagtctatactggggtggaattattttaattgttctttcTCTAAGAACaccaataaaatggaaaattttaaattcatCAATACATTGGAGTGGACAGCAGTGCACAAATATGATATGGCCCTcagtgaagaaggttacaatttgtataatactgtgtatgctgtggcccacacctatcatgaactcattcttcaacaagtagagtGTCAGATGCCGGCAGGATACAAAGGAATATTTACTGACTGTCAGCAG gtgtcttccttgctgaagaccagggtATTTACTAATcctgttggagaactggtgaacatgagtcatagggaaaatcagtgtgcagagtatgacattttcatcatttggaattttcctcAAGGCTTTGGattaaaagttaaaataggaagctattttcctTGCTACCAACAGATACAACAACTTCACATATATAAAGATATGGAGTGGGCCACAGGAGGAACTTCG ccagaa GTTCCCTCATCCATGTGTAGAGTGCCATGTACTGCTGGATTTATGAAAATTCATCAGCaagaaacagcagactgctgctttgcttgtgttcagtgcccagaaaatgaggtttccaacgaaacag atatggaacagtgtgtgaggtgtccagatgataagtatgccaacttagaacaaaccCACTGCCTCCAGAGAGGTTTGTCATTTCTGGCTTTTGAAGAGCCACTTGGGATAGCTTTAGGCTTCATGTCTCTCTCCTTATCAGCCATCACAATTTTAATACTCGTCTCTTTTGTGATGTACAAGGATgctcctattgtgaaggccaataaccgCATTCTCAGCTATAtcctgctcatctctctagttttctgttttctctgctcattgctcttcattggacatcccaaccaggccacctgcTTCCTGCAGCAGACAacatttggagtatttttcacagtggctgtttctacagtgttggccaaaacaataactgtggtcatggctttcaagctcactaccccagggagaagaatgagagggatgctgacatcgggggcacctaacttggtcattcccatttgtaccctgatccaacttgttctctgtggcataTGGTTAGtaacatctcctccctttattgacagagatacacaatctgaacatgggaaaactgtcattatttgcaacaaaggctctGTTGTCGCCTTCCATATTGTACTGGGATACTTATGTTCCTTGGCTCTGGtaagcttcactgtggctttcctggctaggaacCTACCTGACAGAtacaatgaagccaagttcctaactttcagcatgcttgtgttctgcagtgtatggatcaccttcctccctgtctatcatagcaccagggggaagatcatggtggttgtggaggtcttctccatcttggcttctagtgcagggttgctagggtgtatctttgtcccaaagtgttataCTATTTTTGTTAGACCAGATTCAAATTGTATACAAAAGTCCAAAGATAATCTGATTCATTGA
- the LOC127669512 gene encoding vomeronasal type-2 receptor 116-like isoform X2, translating into MKKMCACTISFLLLKFSLILGCLTEPICFWRIKNSEDNDGDLRSDCGFFLWTTEELIEDNWYKEIIDFRIPARRYEFFLVMFFATHEINENPYLLPNMSFMFSIVVGLCQDTLGGLDKLYSQQNNSHNFINYICEQYQTCYGDLIGPSWKTSLKLSIHSMAPKVFFGPFNPSLSDHDRLPYVHQIATKDTQLSHGMVSLLLHFKWTWIGVVISDDDQGIRFLSDLREEIQRHGICLAFVNVIPESMEIYMKKAKVYDKQIMASSAKVVIIYGEMNSTLEISFRRWEYLGAQRIWITTAQWDFISKKKEFSLDYFHGTVTFAHHRDEIPKFRNFMQTLDPDKYPVNISESILGWNYFNCSFSKNTNKMENFKFINTLEWTAVHKYDMALSEEGYNLYNTVYAVAHTYHELILQQVECQMPAGYKGIFTDCQQVSSLLKTRVFTNPVGELVNMSHRENQCAEYDIFIIWNFPQGFGLKVKIGSYFPCYQQIQQLHIYKDMEWATGGTSVPSSMCRVPCTAGFMKIHQQETADCCFACVQCPENEVSNETADMEQCVRCPDDKYANLEQTHCLQRGLSFLAFEEPLGIALGFMSLSLSAITILILVSFVMYKDAPIVKANNRILSYILLISLVFCFLCSLLFIGHPNQATCFLQQTTFGVFFTVAVSTVLAKTITVVMAFKLTTPGRRMRGMLTSGAPNLVIPICTLIQLVLCGIWLVTSPPFIDRDTQSEHGKTVIICNKGSVVAFHIVLGYLCSLALVSFTVAFLARNLPDRYNEAKFLTFSMLVFCSVWITFLPVYHSTRGKIMVVVEVFSILASSAGLLGCIFVPKCYTIFVRPDSNCIQKSKDNLIH; encoded by the exons aataccagCAAGAAGATACGAGTTTTTTCTTGTAATGTTTTTTGCTACTCATGAGATCAACGAGAATCCTTATCTTTTACCCAATATGTCTTTCATGTTCTCCATTGTTGTTGGTCTGTGTCAAGATACATTGGGAGGTCTGGATAAATTATATTCACAACAAAACAATAGTCATAATTTTATTAACTATATCTGTGAACAATATCAAACTTGTTATGGAGACCTTATAGGCCCATCGTGGAAAACATCCTTAAAACTGTCAATTCATTCCATGGCACCAAAG gttttctttggaccatttaatcctaGCCTAAGTGACCATGACCGGTTGCCATATGTCCATCAGATAGCCACCAAGGACACACAATTGTCCCATGGCATGGTCTCCTTGCTGCTTCATTTTAAATGGACTTGGATAGGAGTGGTCATTTCAGATGATGACCAGGGCATTCGgtttctctcagatttaagagaagaaatacaaaggcatgggatctgtttagcttttgtgaatgtgaTCCCAGAATCCATGGAGATATACATGAAAAAGGCTAAGgtatatgataaacaaattatggcatcttcagcaaaggttgttatcatttatggtgaaatgaactctaCACTAGAAATCAGCTTTAGAAGGTGGGAATATTTAGGTGCTCAGAGAATTTGGATCACAACCGCACAATGGGAttttatctcaaagaaaaaagaattcagcCTTGATTACTTTCATGGGACTGTCACTTTTGCACACCACAGAGATGAGATTcctaaatttaggaattttatgcaAACTCTGGACCCTGacaaatacccagtaaacatttctgagtctatactggggtggaattattttaattgttctttcTCTAAGAACaccaataaaatggaaaattttaaattcatCAATACATTGGAGTGGACAGCAGTGCACAAATATGATATGGCCCTcagtgaagaaggttacaatttgtataatactgtgtatgctgtggcccacacctatcatgaactcattcttcaacaagtagagtGTCAGATGCCGGCAGGATACAAAGGAATATTTACTGACTGTCAGCAG gtgtcttccttgctgaagaccagggtATTTACTAATcctgttggagaactggtgaacatgagtcatagggaaaatcagtgtgcagagtatgacattttcatcatttggaattttcctcAAGGCTTTGGattaaaagttaaaataggaagctattttcctTGCTACCAACAGATACAACAACTTCACATATATAAAGATATGGAGTGGGCCACAGGAGGAACTTCG GTTCCCTCATCCATGTGTAGAGTGCCATGTACTGCTGGATTTATGAAAATTCATCAGCaagaaacagcagactgctgctttgcttgtgttcagtgcccagaaaatgaggtttccaacgaaacag cagatatggaacagtgtgtgaggtgtccagatgataagtatgccaacttagaacaaaccCACTGCCTCCAGAGAGGTTTGTCATTTCTGGCTTTTGAAGAGCCACTTGGGATAGCTTTAGGCTTCATGTCTCTCTCCTTATCAGCCATCACAATTTTAATACTCGTCTCTTTTGTGATGTACAAGGATgctcctattgtgaaggccaataaccgCATTCTCAGCTATAtcctgctcatctctctagttttctgttttctctgctcattgctcttcattggacatcccaaccaggccacctgcTTCCTGCAGCAGACAacatttggagtatttttcacagtggctgtttctacagtgttggccaaaacaataactgtggtcatggctttcaagctcactaccccagggagaagaatgagagggatgctgacatcgggggcacctaacttggtcattcccatttgtaccctgatccaacttgttctctgtggcataTGGTTAGtaacatctcctccctttattgacagagatacacaatctgaacatgggaaaactgtcattatttgcaacaaaggctctGTTGTCGCCTTCCATATTGTACTGGGATACTTATGTTCCTTGGCTCTGGtaagcttcactgtggctttcctggctaggaacCTACCTGACAGAtacaatgaagccaagttcctaactttcagcatgcttgtgttctgcagtgtatggatcaccttcctccctgtctatcatagcaccagggggaagatcatggtggttgtggaggtcttctccatcttggcttctagtgcagggttgctagggtgtatctttgtcccaaagtgttataCTATTTTTGTTAGACCAGATTCAAATTGTATACAAAAGTCCAAAGATAATCTGATTCATTGA
- the LOC127669512 gene encoding vomeronasal type-2 receptor 116-like isoform X3 codes for MKKMCACTISFLLLKFSLILGCLTEPICFWRIKNSEDNDGDLRSDCGFFLWTTEELIEDNWYKEIIDFRIPARRYEFFLVMFFATHEINENPYLLPNMSFMFSIVVGLCQDTLGGLDKLYSQQNNSHNFINYICEQYQTCYGDLIGPSWKTSLKLSIHSMAPKVFFGPFNPSLSDHDRLPYVHQIATKDTQLSHGMVSLLLHFKWTWIGVVISDDDQGIRFLSDLREEIQRHGICLAFVNVIPESMEIYMKKAKVYDKQIMASSAKVVIIYGEMNSTLEISFRRWEYLGAQRIWITTAQWDFISKKKEFSLDYFHGTVTFAHHRDEIPKFRNFMQTLDPDKYPVNISESILGWNYFNCSFSKNTNKMENFKFINTLEWTAVHKYDMALSEEGYNLYNTVYAVAHTYHELILQQVECQMPAGYKGIFTDCQQVSSLLKTRVFTNPVGELVNMSHRENQCAEYDIFIIWNFPQGFGLKVKIGSYFPCYQQIQQLHIYKDMEWATGGTSVPSSMCRVPCTAGFMKIHQQETADCCFACVQCPENEVSNETDMEQCVRCPDDKYANLEQTHCLQRGLSFLAFEEPLGIALGFMSLSLSAITILILVSFVMYKDAPIVKANNRILSYILLISLVFCFLCSLLFIGHPNQATCFLQQTTFGVFFTVAVSTVLAKTITVVMAFKLTTPGRRMRGMLTSGAPNLVIPICTLIQLVLCGIWLVTSPPFIDRDTQSEHGKTVIICNKGSVVAFHIVLGYLCSLALVSFTVAFLARNLPDRYNEAKFLTFSMLVFCSVWITFLPVYHSTRGKIMVVVEVFSILASSAGLLGCIFVPKCYTIFVRPDSNCIQKSKDNLIH; via the exons aataccagCAAGAAGATACGAGTTTTTTCTTGTAATGTTTTTTGCTACTCATGAGATCAACGAGAATCCTTATCTTTTACCCAATATGTCTTTCATGTTCTCCATTGTTGTTGGTCTGTGTCAAGATACATTGGGAGGTCTGGATAAATTATATTCACAACAAAACAATAGTCATAATTTTATTAACTATATCTGTGAACAATATCAAACTTGTTATGGAGACCTTATAGGCCCATCGTGGAAAACATCCTTAAAACTGTCAATTCATTCCATGGCACCAAAG gttttctttggaccatttaatcctaGCCTAAGTGACCATGACCGGTTGCCATATGTCCATCAGATAGCCACCAAGGACACACAATTGTCCCATGGCATGGTCTCCTTGCTGCTTCATTTTAAATGGACTTGGATAGGAGTGGTCATTTCAGATGATGACCAGGGCATTCGgtttctctcagatttaagagaagaaatacaaaggcatgggatctgtttagcttttgtgaatgtgaTCCCAGAATCCATGGAGATATACATGAAAAAGGCTAAGgtatatgataaacaaattatggcatcttcagcaaaggttgttatcatttatggtgaaatgaactctaCACTAGAAATCAGCTTTAGAAGGTGGGAATATTTAGGTGCTCAGAGAATTTGGATCACAACCGCACAATGGGAttttatctcaaagaaaaaagaattcagcCTTGATTACTTTCATGGGACTGTCACTTTTGCACACCACAGAGATGAGATTcctaaatttaggaattttatgcaAACTCTGGACCCTGacaaatacccagtaaacatttctgagtctatactggggtggaattattttaattgttctttcTCTAAGAACaccaataaaatggaaaattttaaattcatCAATACATTGGAGTGGACAGCAGTGCACAAATATGATATGGCCCTcagtgaagaaggttacaatttgtataatactgtgtatgctgtggcccacacctatcatgaactcattcttcaacaagtagagtGTCAGATGCCGGCAGGATACAAAGGAATATTTACTGACTGTCAGCAG gtgtcttccttgctgaagaccagggtATTTACTAATcctgttggagaactggtgaacatgagtcatagggaaaatcagtgtgcagagtatgacattttcatcatttggaattttcctcAAGGCTTTGGattaaaagttaaaataggaagctattttcctTGCTACCAACAGATACAACAACTTCACATATATAAAGATATGGAGTGGGCCACAGGAGGAACTTCG GTTCCCTCATCCATGTGTAGAGTGCCATGTACTGCTGGATTTATGAAAATTCATCAGCaagaaacagcagactgctgctttgcttgtgttcagtgcccagaaaatgaggtttccaacgaaacag atatggaacagtgtgtgaggtgtccagatgataagtatgccaacttagaacaaaccCACTGCCTCCAGAGAGGTTTGTCATTTCTGGCTTTTGAAGAGCCACTTGGGATAGCTTTAGGCTTCATGTCTCTCTCCTTATCAGCCATCACAATTTTAATACTCGTCTCTTTTGTGATGTACAAGGATgctcctattgtgaaggccaataaccgCATTCTCAGCTATAtcctgctcatctctctagttttctgttttctctgctcattgctcttcattggacatcccaaccaggccacctgcTTCCTGCAGCAGACAacatttggagtatttttcacagtggctgtttctacagtgttggccaaaacaataactgtggtcatggctttcaagctcactaccccagggagaagaatgagagggatgctgacatcgggggcacctaacttggtcattcccatttgtaccctgatccaacttgttctctgtggcataTGGTTAGtaacatctcctccctttattgacagagatacacaatctgaacatgggaaaactgtcattatttgcaacaaaggctctGTTGTCGCCTTCCATATTGTACTGGGATACTTATGTTCCTTGGCTCTGGtaagcttcactgtggctttcctggctaggaacCTACCTGACAGAtacaatgaagccaagttcctaactttcagcatgcttgtgttctgcagtgtatggatcaccttcctccctgtctatcatagcaccagggggaagatcatggtggttgtggaggtcttctccatcttggcttctagtgcagggttgctagggtgtatctttgtcccaaagtgttataCTATTTTTGTTAGACCAGATTCAAATTGTATACAAAAGTCCAAAGATAATCTGATTCATTGA